The following coding sequences lie in one Planococcus lenghuensis genomic window:
- a CDS encoding HAD family hydrolase — protein sequence MQWLKEINVVIFDLDGTLYQDYSFLERYISKMMTDRYSNIEIAETIRWAYDVLEGKKAIKLGFLYDSESLLFYSQQNLKPVSSFNWEGLETAMQVNEKSRLVYIGDPWGIAHLVAKKKEIPPSVGVKAFYDVRAEMLTEAYCISKRTDLFEEIQKLENKHLILMTNSPLPTGQEFVDFLEINDTFDEFFYNGKKPRGIEMLLEKLTEQGYQPHEILSIGDHPRNDLYPVHRAGGHTCLISQYAHEDTTAWSASVKSVDGLVSLIKKMNESEIQNRKEEGYG from the coding sequence ATGCAGTGGCTAAAAGAGATTAATGTAGTGATCTTCGATTTGGACGGAACGCTCTATCAGGATTATTCCTTCTTAGAACGCTACATTTCTAAGATGATGACCGACAGATATTCCAATATAGAGATTGCAGAAACTATTAGATGGGCATATGACGTCTTGGAAGGCAAAAAAGCGATTAAGTTGGGGTTCCTCTACGATTCAGAGAGCCTGCTATTTTATAGTCAGCAAAATCTGAAGCCTGTATCTTCCTTCAACTGGGAAGGATTGGAAACCGCAATGCAAGTGAATGAAAAATCCCGATTGGTCTATATTGGAGACCCTTGGGGAATCGCCCATCTTGTAGCGAAAAAAAAGGAAATTCCACCATCTGTCGGGGTGAAGGCATTTTATGATGTGCGGGCAGAAATGTTAACAGAAGCATATTGCATCAGTAAGCGAACGGATTTATTTGAAGAAATCCAGAAGCTGGAAAATAAGCATCTCATTTTGATGACGAATTCACCGTTACCGACCGGTCAAGAATTCGTTGACTTTCTGGAGATCAACGACACCTTTGATGAGTTTTTCTACAATGGAAAAAAGCCGAGGGGCATTGAAATGCTGCTGGAAAAGTTAACAGAACAAGGGTATCAGCCTCACGAAATATTATCCATCGGGGATCATCCCCGGAATGATTTGTATCCAGTCCATAGAGCAGGCGGGCATACTTGCCTAATCAGTCAATATGCGCATGAGGACACGACCGCGTGGTCTGCTTCGGTAAAATCCGTTGACGGGTTGGTGAGTTTAATCAAAAAAATGAATGAATCAGAGATTCAAAACAGAAAGGAAGAG
- a CDS encoding ABC transporter substrate-binding protein, producing the protein MKKLWLSSTGLVMMMDLAACGGGVSEGAAETERLKENAVEAATDKVELTYWYAWGDKIGENNENLVQRFNESQDEIHVTAEFQGTYDDVHSKTQAAFAAGNAPEVTQNEIASVQIFAKNGMIESLTPFIENDSAFDVEDFVSGLMENSYVDGEIYALPYLRSTPLLYMNATMAEEVGLDPAGPETWEEFKAYAEAFTNDEGRVGISMPVNLWFYEAFIAQAGGSMLNEEGTEVAFNSEEGAAAYDLWRNMAKAGTLTVPTGDEAGDKSIQDFVNGHAGMLFASTGNLSYLMDIAEEKGFELNTYFLPKGEEAKVPTGGANLVMTSGLDEEHQQAAWEFIKFMMAKEQTVYASEYTGYLPVRKSAMNSEAMQALYEEKPQFKVAVDQLKNATGRPMVEGYPEVVKILADEMTRGILDETLTTEDLLNVAAEKANTIIK; encoded by the coding sequence ATGAAAAAATTATGGTTATCGTCCACAGGGCTGGTAATGATGATGGATTTAGCAGCGTGCGGTGGAGGAGTAAGTGAAGGTGCGGCGGAAACAGAAAGATTAAAAGAAAATGCCGTGGAAGCGGCGACTGACAAAGTAGAACTGACATACTGGTATGCATGGGGCGATAAAATCGGAGAAAACAACGAGAACTTGGTCCAGCGGTTCAACGAATCGCAGGATGAAATTCATGTAACAGCGGAATTCCAAGGAACCTACGATGACGTGCATTCCAAAACCCAAGCTGCCTTTGCTGCCGGCAATGCACCGGAAGTAACCCAAAATGAAATTGCGTCAGTTCAGATTTTCGCAAAAAATGGAATGATTGAATCCTTAACGCCATTCATTGAAAATGATTCAGCATTTGATGTAGAAGATTTTGTTTCGGGATTGATGGAGAATTCATATGTCGATGGAGAGATATACGCATTACCTTATTTAAGAAGCACACCGCTTTTGTACATGAACGCAACAATGGCAGAAGAAGTTGGATTGGACCCGGCTGGTCCGGAGACATGGGAAGAGTTTAAAGCGTATGCGGAAGCTTTTACAAATGATGAAGGCAGAGTAGGGATATCGATGCCCGTAAACCTTTGGTTTTATGAAGCCTTCATTGCACAAGCGGGTGGCTCTATGCTAAATGAAGAGGGAACGGAAGTCGCTTTTAATAGCGAAGAAGGCGCAGCAGCCTATGATTTATGGAGAAACATGGCAAAAGCAGGGACTTTGACAGTCCCAACAGGCGATGAGGCGGGTGATAAATCAATTCAGGATTTTGTCAACGGACACGCGGGAATGTTGTTCGCTTCAACAGGGAACTTGTCATATCTGATGGACATTGCAGAGGAAAAAGGATTTGAGTTGAATACCTACTTCCTTCCAAAAGGAGAAGAAGCAAAAGTGCCAACCGGTGGCGCAAACCTGGTCATGACAAGTGGTTTGGATGAAGAGCATCAACAGGCAGCATGGGAATTCATCAAGTTTATGATGGCCAAGGAACAGACAGTATATGCATCCGAGTATACGGGATATCTGCCGGTTCGAAAATCAGCGATGAATTCTGAAGCGATGCAGGCATTGTACGAAGAGAAACCGCAGTTTAAAGTGGCTGTCGACCAGCTGAAAAATGCAACAGGTCGCCCGATGGTCGAGGGATATCCAGAAGTGGTGAAAATTCTCGCGGATGAAATGACGCGGGGAATCCTGGATGAAACTTTGACTACTGAAGATCTGTTGAATGTGGCCGCCGAAAAAGCAAATACAATAATCAAATAA
- a CDS encoding glycerol-3-phosphate responsive antiterminator encodes MKMKWNKAELIRRLHLHKKIAAVKTPKGIEDALANKERISAIFLLTGSITTIKRYVDVFQESDVPVFIHAEKIGGLLLNNEGLDFISDFVKPFGIVTTKATVIKKAKERNLCVVQRVFMIDSEVYDNVLENKSGLNPDIIEIMPSTLHSVVAAYSTRMTTPIITGGLLSTVEQAESALNSGAIAISTSNEKLWTKDLSGF; translated from the coding sequence ATGAAGATGAAATGGAATAAAGCAGAACTGATTCGACGCTTGCACCTGCACAAGAAGATTGCAGCGGTGAAAACACCCAAGGGAATTGAAGATGCCTTAGCGAATAAAGAGAGAATCAGTGCGATTTTTTTGCTGACTGGTTCTATTACGACTATCAAAAGATATGTCGACGTTTTTCAAGAGTCTGATGTTCCGGTTTTCATCCACGCGGAGAAAATTGGGGGTCTTCTCTTAAATAATGAGGGATTGGATTTCATATCAGATTTCGTCAAACCATTTGGCATTGTGACAACAAAAGCAACAGTCATTAAAAAAGCCAAAGAACGAAACTTATGCGTCGTACAACGGGTTTTTATGATCGATTCCGAAGTTTACGATAATGTATTGGAAAATAAGAGCGGACTGAATCCGGATATCATTGAAATTATGCCATCGACGTTGCATAGTGTTGTGGCAGCCTACTCCACCCGCATGACAACCCCGATTATTACCGGCGGTTTGTTGTCAACTGTGGAACAGGCCGAGTCGGCCCTTAATTCGGGAGCAATTGCCATCAGCACATCCAACGAAAAACTCTGGACTAAAGATTTATCAGGTTTTTGA